A region of Mycolicibacterium brumae DNA encodes the following proteins:
- a CDS encoding type II toxin-antitoxin system HipA family toxin, with the protein MTDRIGLDLREVAKADVFLGEALAAHLTRQRGDAVSFDYVADEPGDGRVRDRSVSWSLPRSGECPITTAGGAIPPFFAGLLPEGVRLGVVTSSTKTSADDHLTLLLAIGADTIGNIRVFPAGAAPLLPPPLFEPERDNDFHAVFVKLMGSIEADPVGLSGVQPKVSAGMMSTPTQTRAGPAILKLNPAGFPLLVENEHFFMRMASACGLRVAQTTLLHDAQGRSALLVHRFDRVGTRRIPQEDACQVADLYPASKYRINTETALTTLADACGRGGGSRVVALVELLKVVVFSWLIGNGDLHGKNMSIYNPNGLWQPTPAYDLLCTQPYTGWNDPMALNLYGRANRLTRANFIEAGERLGIRERATKNMIDAMIDAATAWPDRCGEIGFDDQQTERLAQMLYTRLDSLR; encoded by the coding sequence ATGACCGACCGAATCGGCCTCGACCTTCGCGAGGTCGCCAAAGCCGACGTATTCCTCGGCGAGGCACTAGCCGCCCACCTGACCCGCCAACGTGGAGATGCCGTCAGCTTCGATTATGTGGCGGATGAACCTGGCGATGGCCGGGTACGAGATCGATCGGTTTCCTGGTCATTACCGCGGTCTGGCGAGTGTCCGATAACAACCGCAGGAGGGGCCATTCCACCGTTTTTCGCCGGCCTTTTGCCAGAGGGTGTCCGACTCGGCGTCGTCACCTCATCAACGAAGACATCGGCGGATGACCATCTGACGCTGCTGCTCGCGATCGGCGCCGACACTATCGGCAACATTCGAGTGTTCCCCGCCGGCGCAGCTCCCCTCCTGCCGCCGCCACTATTCGAACCGGAGCGAGACAACGACTTTCATGCAGTATTTGTGAAGCTGATGGGTTCTATCGAAGCCGACCCTGTCGGTTTGTCAGGAGTTCAACCTAAAGTCAGTGCCGGCATGATGTCGACTCCGACTCAAACTCGCGCAGGCCCCGCAATACTCAAGCTGAACCCTGCCGGCTTCCCGCTCCTCGTCGAAAACGAGCACTTCTTCATGCGGATGGCATCGGCATGCGGACTGCGAGTCGCTCAGACAACGTTGCTACACGATGCGCAGGGGCGCAGCGCCCTATTGGTGCATCGATTTGACCGCGTTGGAACAAGACGGATTCCGCAAGAAGACGCGTGCCAGGTCGCCGACCTGTATCCGGCGTCCAAGTACCGCATCAATACGGAGACCGCGTTGACGACCCTCGCCGATGCCTGCGGGCGCGGAGGCGGGTCGCGGGTGGTAGCACTGGTCGAATTGCTGAAAGTTGTTGTCTTCAGCTGGCTGATCGGGAACGGGGACCTGCACGGAAAGAACATGTCGATCTACAACCCGAATGGATTGTGGCAGCCGACCCCCGCCTACGATCTGCTCTGCACGCAGCCGTACACCGGGTGGAACGACCCCATGGCGCTCAACCTGTACGGACGCGCGAACCGCCTCACGCGCGCCAACTTCATCGAGGCGGGTGAACGACTCGGAATACGCGAGCGGGCTACGAAAAACATGATCGACGCCATGATCGATGCCGCAACTGCATGGCCGGATAGATGTGGCGAGATCGGTTTTGACGACCAACAAACAGAGCGCCTCGCACAAATGCTGTACACCAGGCTCGACAGTTTGAGGTGA
- a CDS encoding helix-turn-helix domain-containing protein, whose product MPELAGISQAFIERRLALQLTQETLADLAGVSRYSVQTLEAGTGATKISSVLEIANILGLRLELSSGSE is encoded by the coding sequence ATGCCTGAATTAGCAGGCATAAGCCAAGCCTTCATCGAGCGACGACTAGCACTGCAGCTCACTCAGGAGACGCTAGCCGACCTGGCCGGGGTGTCGCGCTACAGCGTCCAAACCTTGGAAGCGGGGACCGGTGCGACCAAGATCAGTTCGGTCCTAGAGATCGCCAACATCCTTGGCCTGCGCCTCGAGTTGAGTTCGGGGTCTGAATGA
- a CDS encoding type II toxin-antitoxin system VapC family toxin — protein sequence MPLVYFDASAFVKLLTTETGSSLASALWDGCDAALSSRLAYPEVRAALAAAARNHDLTESELADAERDWEDFWAATRPIELTATVEQHAGRLARAHALREADAVHLASALAVGEPGLIVAVWDRRLHAGAQAAGCRLAPAQLDP from the coding sequence GTGCCGCTCGTCTACTTCGACGCCAGCGCCTTCGTTAAACTTCTCACCACCGAGACAGGAAGCTCGCTGGCATCCGCGCTGTGGGACGGCTGCGACGCCGCATTGTCCAGCCGCCTGGCCTACCCCGAAGTCCGCGCCGCACTCGCTGCAGCAGCCCGCAATCACGACCTAACCGAATCCGAGCTCGCCGACGCCGAGCGTGACTGGGAGGACTTCTGGGCCGCCACCCGCCCAATCGAACTCACCGCCACGGTTGAACAGCACGCCGGCCGCCTCGCCCGCGCCCATGCCTTGCGCGAAGCCGACGCTGTCCATCTGGCCAGCGCGTTGGCAGTCGGCGAACCCGGCCTGATCGTCGCCGTTTGGGACCGACGCCTGCACGCCGGAGCCCAAGCCGCCGGGTGCCGACTCGCCCCCGCCCAACTCGACCCCTAA
- a CDS encoding carboxymuconolactone decarboxylase family protein produces MTRTERVPMLDLEQARLRAAECGLPAEMAELSVFRVALHQPSLAVALYGMLEALLFNGVLDARLRELIIMRIGWVTGSVYEWTQHWRIATLLGVASDDLLAVRDWQSSNRLGHAERAVLAATDDVVRDGVIAEENWAACHKAFNGDHAVLVELVGAIANWRLFSILLRSLNIPLESGTDSWPPDGRAPRRDD; encoded by the coding sequence GTGACGAGAACGGAACGCGTACCGATGCTCGACCTTGAGCAGGCCCGGCTGCGGGCTGCCGAGTGTGGGCTGCCCGCAGAGATGGCAGAACTGTCAGTATTTCGCGTGGCACTTCACCAGCCGAGCCTCGCAGTGGCCCTGTACGGAATGCTTGAGGCGCTGCTATTTAACGGTGTGCTCGACGCCCGGCTACGCGAATTGATCATCATGCGCATCGGCTGGGTAACGGGGTCGGTATATGAGTGGACACAGCATTGGCGAATCGCGACGCTGCTCGGTGTGGCTTCGGATGACCTTCTGGCGGTGCGTGACTGGCAGAGTTCCAATCGTCTGGGCCATGCCGAGCGTGCGGTCCTGGCGGCGACCGATGATGTGGTACGTGACGGGGTCATTGCCGAGGAAAACTGGGCCGCGTGCCACAAGGCATTCAATGGCGATCACGCGGTTTTGGTCGAACTTGTCGGAGCGATCGCCAATTGGCGGCTCTTTTCGATCCTGCTTCGATCCTTGAATATTCCGCTTGAGTCGGGTACCGACTCCTGGCCGCCCGATGGGCGAGCCCCTCGACGTGACGATTGA